From the Pseudomonas putida genome, one window contains:
- a CDS encoding TonB-dependent receptor: MPVPNRLPFLGLGLSLLISPSLASATSTTLPELSVTAESEREKDNPQVKEVSTATRTSTPVRYVPQAIDTVKTSNVMDYGSNTLGKALEGIPNVSSGADTRFDSIRIRGFEASNDFYLDGIRDDSQYIRDLHNIERVEVLKGPAAVLYGRGSQGGIVNRVSKTPEQGRRSSIEAQGGSEDLRSLYADLSADPSDSISLRLNMGNQDNNSFRDGIDGSRQLFAPSMSWQLSPDLNWLVQYEYSRYNRTPDRGIPGVDGRPADVGRSTTYGDTQRDYIDDRAQSLRSRLNYQLNETWQLRHTLGLFKLDSDFDNTYLTGYNASNQTVTRQRWQQDLTTRNLFNNLEAEGDFATLGLEHKLLIGLEFGNQRRDPTLYTAAPVSAGGSPVPPLNVYNPDRSLQHNGRMVVSSDNHTVVDSRGLYLQDQIRLNDQWQLLAGVRFDQFEVETTNKVRNVSEKQDSNTTSPRLGVVYTPWRDHSFYASWSKTFSPVGGGLIGITPGAPGNTNDTSPELTRQKEIGVKSDWLDERLSTTLAIYELELYNRRTRDPNNPEITLLSGLQRSRGIELTATGNIVGNWYVRGGIGLQDATIVKDNNGLEGNRINDVAKRNGSLFVTWKPELGWYAETGLTLVGERYADNQNTTVLPGYGRWDALAGFRTHDWDVRAALSNITDKTYYSSATSAAQIQVGDPRSLVVSGTYSF; encoded by the coding sequence ATGCCCGTCCCCAATCGCCTGCCGTTCCTTGGCCTTGGCCTGTCACTGTTGATCAGCCCCAGCCTGGCCAGCGCCACCAGCACCACACTTCCCGAACTCTCGGTGACTGCCGAGAGCGAACGCGAAAAAGACAACCCACAGGTCAAGGAGGTCAGCACCGCAACCCGAACGTCGACGCCGGTGCGCTATGTGCCGCAAGCCATCGACACGGTGAAAACCTCCAACGTCATGGACTACGGCAGCAACACGCTGGGCAAGGCGCTGGAGGGCATTCCCAACGTCAGCAGCGGTGCCGATACGCGCTTCGACAGCATCCGTATTCGTGGCTTCGAGGCCAGCAACGACTTCTATCTGGACGGCATTCGCGACGACAGCCAGTACATTCGCGACCTGCATAACATCGAACGGGTCGAAGTCCTCAAAGGGCCCGCAGCCGTGCTTTATGGCCGTGGCAGCCAGGGCGGCATCGTCAATCGGGTGAGCAAGACGCCCGAGCAGGGACGGCGTTCGTCAATCGAAGCCCAGGGTGGCAGTGAAGACCTGCGCAGCCTGTATGCCGACCTCAGTGCCGACCCCAGCGACTCCATCAGCCTGCGCCTGAACATGGGCAACCAGGACAACAACAGTTTCCGCGATGGCATCGACGGTAGCCGGCAACTGTTTGCGCCGTCGATGAGCTGGCAGCTTTCCCCCGACCTCAACTGGCTGGTGCAGTACGAATACAGCCGCTACAACCGCACGCCTGACCGTGGCATTCCCGGTGTCGACGGGCGCCCAGCGGATGTCGGCCGCAGTACCACCTACGGCGACACCCAGCGCGACTACATCGATGACCGCGCGCAATCGTTGCGCTCTCGCCTGAACTATCAGCTCAATGAAACCTGGCAATTGCGCCACACCCTTGGCCTGTTCAAGCTCGACAGCGACTTCGACAACACCTACCTGACCGGCTACAACGCCAGCAACCAGACGGTCACCCGCCAGCGCTGGCAACAGGACCTGACCACCCGCAATCTGTTCAACAACCTGGAAGCCGAAGGTGATTTCGCCACCCTCGGCCTTGAGCACAAGCTGTTGATCGGGCTGGAGTTCGGCAATCAGCGCCGCGACCCGACGCTGTACACCGCCGCGCCGGTCTCGGCCGGGGGCAGCCCGGTCCCCCCTTTGAATGTCTACAACCCCGACCGCAGCCTGCAGCACAATGGCCGCATGGTGGTGTCGAGCGACAACCACACCGTGGTCGACAGCCGCGGGCTCTACCTGCAGGACCAGATCCGCCTGAATGACCAATGGCAATTGCTGGCCGGGGTGCGTTTCGACCAGTTCGAGGTAGAGACCACCAACAAGGTCCGCAATGTGTCCGAGAAACAGGACAGCAATACCACCAGCCCGCGCCTGGGCGTGGTCTACACACCTTGGCGCGACCACTCCTTCTATGCGTCGTGGAGCAAGACTTTCTCGCCCGTGGGCGGCGGTTTGATCGGCATCACCCCAGGCGCGCCGGGCAACACCAACGACACCAGCCCGGAGCTGACCCGGCAGAAAGAGATCGGGGTGAAAAGCGACTGGCTGGACGAGCGCCTGAGCACCACCCTCGCCATATATGAACTGGAACTCTACAACCGCCGCACCCGCGACCCGAACAACCCGGAGATCACCTTGCTCAGCGGCCTCCAGCGCTCGCGCGGCATCGAACTGACCGCCACCGGCAATATCGTCGGCAACTGGTATGTACGCGGCGGCATTGGCCTGCAGGATGCAACCATCGTCAAGGACAACAATGGCCTGGAGGGCAATCGCATCAACGATGTGGCCAAACGCAACGGCAGCCTGTTCGTGACCTGGAAACCCGAACTGGGCTGGTATGCCGAGACCGGGCTGACACTGGTCGGCGAACGCTACGCCGACAACCAGAACACCACGGTATTGCCAGGCTACGGCCGTTGGGATGCACTGGCAGGGTTCCGTACCCATGACTGGGATGTGCGGGCAGCGCTGAGCAACATCACCGACAAGACCTACTACAGCTCGGCTACCAGTGCCGCGCAGATCCAGGTCGGCGACCCGCGCAGCCTGGTGGTGTCCGGTACCTACAGTTTCTGA
- a CDS encoding OprD family porin, whose translation MLKTRISLVALAMIAATQAQANDQADSKGFLEDSHANVLLRNAFINRDKKHGKNDQSEWGQAFIGKFSSGFTQGTVGVGVDAFGLYAMRLDGGKGRNGAAGIDFFKASDTDPKNSPHNLARGGAAIKFRVSNTVLKYGDMMPELPVLQYDDSRLLPESYTGTFITSKEIEGLELNAGHFTEEARKSAEGRDSGHLKSIDVFGGSYKFTDNFTASAYTSNIEDVMKKHYLGMNYVFPIAADQSLTLDFNGYKSDINSKYVQKAELTGDENTIWSLAATYAFGPHSVTLAHQRSTGSTGYNYGWYQDRGGVGDGGSTIYLANSYWSDFNAEDERSWQLAYGLDFGAFGMPGLTYKIAYVAGDNINTHGFGEGKEREIFNQLRYVVQDGPAKDLSVKLRGSWLRTNNAVQQNGYNDDGNEVRVFVEYPISIF comes from the coding sequence ATGTTGAAAACCAGGATCAGCCTGGTCGCTCTGGCGATGATCGCCGCGACCCAGGCCCAGGCCAACGATCAGGCCGACAGCAAGGGCTTCCTCGAGGACAGCCACGCCAACGTTCTGCTGCGCAACGCGTTCATCAACCGTGACAAGAAGCACGGCAAGAACGACCAGAGCGAATGGGGCCAGGCGTTCATCGGCAAATTCTCCTCCGGTTTCACCCAGGGCACCGTCGGCGTGGGCGTTGACGCCTTTGGCCTGTATGCAATGCGCCTGGATGGCGGCAAAGGCCGCAACGGCGCTGCCGGCATCGACTTCTTCAAGGCCAGCGACACCGACCCGAAGAACTCGCCGCACAACCTGGCTCGCGGTGGCGCTGCCATCAAGTTCCGCGTCTCCAACACCGTGCTCAAGTACGGTGACATGATGCCTGAGCTGCCGGTGCTGCAGTACGACGACAGCCGCCTGCTGCCCGAGAGCTACACCGGTACCTTCATCACCTCCAAGGAGATCGAAGGCCTGGAGCTGAATGCCGGTCACTTCACCGAGGAAGCGCGCAAGAGCGCCGAAGGTCGCGACAGCGGCCACCTGAAGTCGATCGATGTATTCGGTGGCAGCTACAAGTTCACCGATAACTTCACCGCTTCCGCCTACACGTCGAACATCGAAGACGTGATGAAGAAGCACTACCTGGGCATGAACTACGTCTTCCCGATCGCGGCAGACCAGTCCCTGACCCTGGACTTCAACGGCTACAAGTCGGACATCAACAGCAAGTACGTCCAGAAAGCCGAGCTGACCGGTGACGAAAACACCATCTGGAGCCTGGCGGCCACCTACGCCTTCGGCCCGCACTCGGTGACCCTGGCGCACCAGCGCAGCACCGGCAGCACCGGCTACAACTACGGCTGGTACCAGGACCGCGGTGGCGTGGGTGACGGTGGTTCGACCATCTACCTGGCCAACTCCTACTGGTCCGACTTCAACGCCGAAGACGAGCGCTCCTGGCAGCTCGCCTACGGCCTGGACTTCGGCGCCTTCGGCATGCCGGGCCTGACCTACAAGATCGCCTACGTGGCGGGTGACAACATCAACACCCACGGCTTCGGCGAAGGTAAAGAGCGCGAAATCTTCAACCAGCTGCGCTACGTCGTTCAGGACGGCCCGGCCAAGGACCTGTCGGTCAAGCTGCGTGGTTCCTGGCTGCGTACCAACAACGCGGTACAGCAGAACGGCTACAACGACGACGGCAACGAAGTCCGCGTATTCGTCGAGTACCCGATCAGCATCTTCTGA
- a CDS encoding FMN-binding glutamate synthase family protein: MKDSLPSRYACLALCLLFTFASIAFLAQHSWLWPLTVVTTLLSLVGLNDLRQSHHAVRRNYPILGNIRYLIETIRPEIRQYLIEGDDDKLPFSRSQRSLVYARAKNESAEKAFGTLNDAYKPGFEFISHSMLPVATPDPASFRIAIGGPQCRLPYSASIFNISAMSFGALSANAIAALNQGARLGRFAHDTGEGSISPYHREHGGDLIWEIGSGYFGCRTEDGRFDAQRFAEQARSPQVKMIEIKLSQGAKPGHGGILPAHKVSPEIAATRGVRVGEDCISPAAHSAFRTPVELLHFVASLRELSGGKPVGFKFCLGHPWEFMGIAKAMLVTGITPDFIVVDGKEGGTGAAPREFSDNMGVPMREGLMFVHNTLVGLNLRSSIRIGAAGKIVSAFDIASVLAIGADWVNSARGFMFAIGCIQSQSCHTNKCPTGVATQDSLRQRALVVPDKAERVASFHRNTLHALAEMLAAAGLEHPSELKPKHLARRISNSEISLFSDLHQFLKPGELLSGSIESEFYARMWRMARSDSFAPETGDVAVAPAAASARRKEAAPA, translated from the coding sequence ATGAAAGATTCGCTCCCCAGCCGTTATGCCTGCCTGGCCCTGTGCCTGCTGTTCACCTTCGCCAGCATTGCGTTCCTTGCCCAGCACAGTTGGCTCTGGCCGCTGACGGTGGTCACCACCCTGCTCAGCCTGGTCGGCCTCAACGACCTGCGCCAGAGCCACCACGCTGTGCGGCGCAACTACCCGATCCTGGGCAACATCCGCTACCTGATCGAGACCATCCGCCCCGAGATCCGCCAGTACCTGATCGAAGGTGACGACGACAAGCTGCCGTTCTCCCGTTCGCAGCGCTCGCTGGTGTATGCCCGGGCCAAGAACGAGAGCGCCGAGAAAGCCTTCGGCACGCTCAACGATGCCTACAAGCCCGGCTTCGAATTCATCAGCCACTCGATGCTTCCGGTCGCCACACCCGACCCGGCGTCGTTCCGCATTGCCATTGGCGGGCCGCAATGTCGCCTGCCCTACTCCGCCTCGATCTTCAACATCTCGGCCATGAGCTTCGGCGCGCTCAGCGCCAATGCAATTGCCGCGCTCAACCAGGGCGCACGCCTTGGCCGCTTTGCCCATGACACTGGCGAAGGCAGCATCAGCCCTTACCACCGCGAGCATGGCGGCGACCTGATTTGGGAAATCGGCAGCGGCTACTTCGGTTGCCGCACCGAAGACGGCCGTTTCGACGCGCAACGCTTCGCCGAGCAGGCGCGCAGCCCGCAGGTGAAGATGATCGAAATCAAGCTCAGCCAGGGCGCCAAGCCCGGCCACGGCGGAATTCTGCCGGCCCACAAGGTCAGCCCGGAAATCGCCGCTACCCGGGGCGTGCGCGTGGGCGAAGACTGTATCTCCCCCGCCGCGCACAGCGCATTCCGAACCCCGGTGGAGTTGCTGCACTTCGTCGCCAGTCTGCGCGAGCTGTCGGGCGGCAAACCGGTGGGCTTCAAGTTCTGCCTGGGCCACCCGTGGGAGTTCATGGGCATCGCCAAGGCCATGCTGGTCACCGGCATCACCCCGGACTTCATCGTTGTCGACGGCAAGGAAGGCGGTACCGGCGCGGCACCTCGGGAGTTCAGCGACAACATGGGCGTGCCGATGCGCGAAGGCCTGATGTTCGTGCACAACACCCTGGTCGGCCTGAACCTGCGCTCGAGCATTCGCATCGGCGCTGCGGGCAAGATCGTCAGCGCCTTCGATATTGCCAGCGTGCTGGCCATCGGTGCCGACTGGGTCAACTCCGCTCGCGGCTTCATGTTCGCCATCGGCTGCATCCAGTCGCAGAGCTGCCACACCAACAAGTGCCCGACCGGTGTCGCCACCCAGGACTCACTGCGCCAGCGTGCGCTGGTGGTGCCCGACAAGGCCGAGCGGGTGGCCAGTTTCCATCGCAACACGCTGCATGCCCTGGCCGAAATGCTCGCGGCCGCAGGCCTGGAGCACCCTTCGGAGCTCAAGCCCAAGCACCTGGCGCGGCGCATCAGCAACAGCGAGATCAGCCTGTTTTCCGACCTGCACCAATTCCTCAAGCCAGGCGAATTGCTCAGCGGCTCGATTGAAAGTGAGTTCTATGCACGGATGTGGCGGATGGCGCGCAGTGACAGCTTTGCGCCGGAGACGGGGGATGTTGCGGTCGCGCCGGCAGCGGCCAGTGCGCGCCGCAAAGAAGCAGCCCCGGCATAG
- a CDS encoding ATP-binding protein codes for MRWLRRLWPRTLFGQLLLIMVSGTLVIQLMSSSIWFDVRFAQVLEAPIRLMAARSAPLIAQANCHTSDLQVPAHYQLRCAENEPVQQEDQRRGRRRIELLLQQALKYELGHAQEVRLLKVQLTDELGQPIVWRSLFGLRTAQAHIQFAVPLPDGHWLSIDGQELQGWSGESAWVLISDYLLRVYALRIVAVLLVCLIAVRLCLRPLRRLADAARGLGSNLEQPPLALDGPEEVRQAALAFNAMQQRLITMVNDKAYFLAAVSHDLRTPLTRMRLRLERLADDEQRERLRQNITQMDNMIGQVLDYLRAGEQQNLQHVDLDRLVARLCSDLASSAEPLPVHGKGGSLQVDALLLQRCLQNLVVNALRYARQVSVTLETAITGVYIHIDDRGPGIAPGLLATITDPFVRGEGSRNQASGGYGLGLSIAQRIASSHGGELLLRNREGGGLRVSVLLPR; via the coding sequence ATGCGTTGGCTCCGTCGCCTGTGGCCACGCACGCTGTTTGGCCAGCTGCTGCTGATCATGGTCAGCGGCACGCTGGTGATCCAGTTGATGTCGAGCAGCATCTGGTTCGATGTGCGTTTCGCCCAGGTGCTCGAGGCACCGATCCGGCTCATGGCCGCACGCAGTGCTCCACTGATTGCCCAGGCCAATTGCCACACGTCAGACCTGCAGGTCCCCGCGCACTACCAGTTGCGTTGCGCCGAGAACGAACCTGTGCAGCAGGAGGATCAGCGGCGCGGGCGCCGGCGCATCGAACTGTTGCTGCAACAGGCGCTCAAGTACGAACTGGGCCATGCCCAGGAAGTGCGCCTGCTGAAGGTGCAACTGACCGATGAACTGGGCCAGCCGATCGTCTGGCGCAGCCTGTTCGGCCTGCGCACCGCCCAGGCGCATATCCAGTTCGCCGTGCCGTTGCCCGATGGCCATTGGTTGAGCATCGACGGCCAGGAGCTACAGGGCTGGAGCGGCGAGTCGGCGTGGGTGCTGATCAGCGACTACCTGCTGAGGGTCTATGCGCTGCGGATCGTCGCCGTGCTGCTGGTCTGCCTGATCGCGGTGCGCCTGTGCCTGCGCCCGTTGCGGCGCCTGGCCGATGCGGCGCGTGGGCTAGGCAGCAACCTCGAACAGCCTCCGCTGGCCCTGGACGGCCCCGAGGAAGTACGCCAGGCCGCGTTGGCGTTCAACGCCATGCAGCAGCGCCTGATCACCATGGTCAACGACAAGGCCTACTTTCTGGCCGCCGTGTCCCACGACCTGCGCACCCCGTTGACCCGCATGCGCCTGCGCCTGGAGCGGCTGGCGGATGACGAGCAGCGCGAACGCCTGCGGCAGAACATCACCCAGATGGACAACATGATCGGCCAGGTGCTCGACTACCTGCGTGCCGGCGAGCAGCAGAACCTCCAGCACGTCGACCTCGACCGCCTGGTGGCGCGGCTGTGTTCGGACCTGGCCAGCAGCGCCGAGCCATTGCCTGTCCATGGCAAGGGCGGCAGCCTGCAGGTTGATGCCCTGTTGCTGCAACGCTGCCTGCAGAACCTGGTGGTCAATGCCCTGCGTTATGCCAGGCAGGTTTCGGTCACGCTGGAAACCGCCATCACTGGCGTGTACATCCACATCGACGACCGCGGCCCCGGCATTGCGCCAGGCCTGCTGGCCACCATCACCGATCCGTTCGTGCGTGGCGAAGGGTCACGTAATCAGGCGTCCGGGGGCTATGGCCTTGGGCTGAGCATCGCCCAGCGCATCGCCAGCAGCCATGGCGGCGAATTGCTGCTGCGCAATCGCGAGGGCGGCGGTTTGCGCGTCAGTGTATTGCTGCCCCGGTGA
- a CDS encoding response regulator — protein sequence MSTTLLVVDDDDEIRELLCDYLADAGYTVLAAADGEGMREQLAASKVDLVVLDLMLPGEDGLSLCRQLQATPGLAVIMLSAKGSTLDRIIGLEVGADDYLAKPFEPRELIARIKAVLRRPQRLDTPAEEPAAEAQRFAGFSLDHVKRLLTRPDGTSLTLPRSDYRVLRELLEANNRVVSRDQLTRSAFGRDHHPDDRSVDMCISRLRQQLRRAPASDIQILTIRNEGYLLSIARPEADS from the coding sequence ATGAGCACAACCTTGCTGGTTGTCGACGATGACGACGAGATCCGCGAACTTCTTTGCGATTACCTTGCCGATGCCGGCTATACCGTTCTGGCGGCCGCCGACGGTGAAGGCATGCGCGAGCAACTGGCCGCGAGCAAGGTCGACCTGGTGGTGCTCGACCTGATGCTGCCAGGCGAGGACGGCTTGAGCCTGTGCCGCCAGTTGCAGGCGACGCCGGGCCTGGCGGTGATCATGCTGTCGGCCAAGGGCAGCACCCTGGACCGCATCATCGGCCTGGAGGTGGGTGCCGACGACTACCTGGCCAAGCCATTCGAACCGCGCGAGCTGATCGCCCGCATCAAGGCGGTGCTGCGCCGCCCGCAACGCCTGGATACTCCAGCCGAAGAGCCAGCGGCCGAAGCCCAGCGTTTCGCAGGCTTCAGCCTCGACCACGTCAAGCGCCTGCTGACCCGCCCGGACGGCACGAGCCTCACCCTGCCCCGCTCCGATTACCGGGTGCTGCGTGAACTGCTGGAGGCCAACAACCGCGTGGTCTCCCGGGATCAGCTGACACGCAGTGCATTTGGCCGCGATCACCACCCCGACGATCGCTCGGTGGACATGTGCATCAGCCGCCTGCGCCAGCAACTGCGCCGTGCACCGGCCAGCGATATCCAGATCCTGACCATCCGCAACGAAGGCTATCTGCTGAGCATCGCCCGTCCCGAGGCCGACAGCTGA
- a CDS encoding TonB-dependent siderophore receptor, giving the protein MNDFTPAVQGGSRLHPLAFFVAVAISGSTLAAESQPLVLDATQIEDSALVSADETGQLGYTVESTRSSTGLKLTPRQTPQSVTTITRQQMDDRDVHSIEQALDTTPGVSATKSEVGGRTDFRARGYSISNWKVDGLQFQGGSDFSGGGNALNMDLYERIDIVRGANGLLGGTGDPSATVNLIRKAPTKNFGGSAYATYGSWDKRRLGADLNLPLSEDGRLRSRFVMTQGDANSFRDNQSERSRAALANFEFDLDDATTIGAGYQYEYNKVVGGGWGANIPIWYKDGSKTDLPRSTNVVPSWSFGEYTTRTTFGSLEHRFDNDWTLDLKAAQSTAEVLNHRGLAKVNSAGRGSYGGYWDQDGSGAVLNGLHSSSDTTQQSAQIDLSGPFQLFGRTHQAMVGYNDSRTVAWSPEYSCTMVSDDRVSAPSVGCQFRANNGFPLTDWHNGVDSDYDMIASRTGRHSKTTTRLQGMYAATRLSITDPLSVIVGVRTTDYSATTNSVAGVRSNQQNNGIVTPYLGAVYDLNDNYSLYASYTDIFNPQTAETESGTKVEPIRGQSYETGIKGEWLDGRLNASAAYFRTKQQNKAVLDDGLTTPTGGDAYKAGTGQETDGIDLEIAGALTPNWNMYAGYTYLHFRRVDSDGRSDPSHLFKASTTYRLSGPLDRLTLGAGVKAQTNIRAISSPAGQPVNGVSAGATDVNWSGYAIWNAMAKYQLTDDTSVSLNVDNLFDKHYYTQYGFYAGAIYGDPRNMSLTVSTAF; this is encoded by the coding sequence ATGAACGACTTCACTCCAGCTGTCCAGGGCGGTAGCCGCCTGCACCCGCTTGCCTTCTTCGTTGCCGTCGCCATCAGTGGCAGCACACTGGCTGCCGAAAGCCAGCCCCTGGTGCTGGATGCCACACAGATCGAGGACAGTGCACTTGTTTCCGCAGATGAAACTGGCCAGCTGGGCTACACGGTGGAAAGTACCCGCAGTTCCACCGGCCTCAAGCTGACCCCACGGCAAACGCCGCAGTCGGTCACCACCATCACCCGCCAGCAGATGGACGACCGCGATGTGCATTCCATCGAGCAGGCGCTGGACACCACGCCAGGCGTAAGCGCCACCAAGTCCGAAGTGGGCGGGCGCACCGACTTCCGCGCCCGTGGCTACTCGATCAGCAACTGGAAGGTCGACGGCCTGCAGTTCCAGGGCGGTTCCGACTTCAGCGGTGGCGGCAATGCGCTGAACATGGACCTGTACGAGCGTATCGATATCGTCCGCGGCGCCAACGGCCTGCTCGGAGGCACCGGCGACCCGTCGGCCACGGTCAACCTGATCCGCAAGGCACCGACCAAGAACTTTGGCGGCAGCGCCTACGCCACCTATGGCAGCTGGGACAAACGCCGCCTGGGCGCCGACCTCAACCTGCCGCTGTCAGAAGACGGCCGCCTGCGTTCGCGCTTCGTGATGACCCAGGGCGACGCCAACTCGTTTCGCGACAACCAGTCCGAACGCTCGCGTGCGGCACTGGCCAATTTCGAATTCGACCTCGACGACGCCACCACGATTGGCGCTGGCTACCAGTACGAATACAACAAGGTGGTCGGTGGCGGCTGGGGTGCCAACATCCCGATCTGGTACAAGGACGGCAGCAAGACCGACTTGCCGCGCAGCACCAACGTGGTGCCGAGCTGGAGCTTCGGCGAGTACACCACCCGCACCACCTTCGGCTCTTTGGAGCACCGCTTCGACAATGACTGGACCCTGGACCTGAAGGCCGCCCAGAGTACTGCCGAAGTCCTCAACCACCGTGGCCTGGCCAAGGTCAACTCGGCTGGCCGTGGCAGCTACGGCGGCTACTGGGACCAGGATGGCAGCGGCGCGGTGCTCAACGGCCTGCACAGCTCCAGCGATACCACCCAGCAGTCCGCGCAGATCGACCTGTCTGGCCCGTTCCAGCTGTTCGGTCGCACCCACCAGGCAATGGTCGGCTACAACGACAGCCGTACCGTGGCCTGGTCGCCGGAATACAGCTGCACCATGGTCAGCGATGACCGCGTCAGCGCACCCTCGGTGGGCTGCCAGTTCCGCGCCAACAACGGCTTCCCGCTCACCGACTGGCACAATGGCGTGGACAGCGACTACGACATGATCGCCTCGCGCACCGGCCGCCACAGCAAGACCACCACCCGCTTGCAGGGCATGTACGCCGCCACTCGGCTGAGCATCACCGACCCGTTGTCGGTGATCGTTGGCGTGCGCACCACCGATTACTCGGCAACCACCAACAGTGTCGCCGGCGTGCGCAGCAACCAGCAGAACAACGGCATCGTCACTCCCTACCTGGGCGCGGTGTACGACCTCAACGACAACTATTCGCTGTACGCCAGCTACACCGACATCTTCAACCCGCAGACGGCCGAGACCGAAAGCGGTACCAAGGTCGAGCCGATTCGCGGCCAGAGCTACGAGACCGGCATCAAGGGCGAGTGGCTGGATGGGCGCCTGAACGCCTCGGCGGCGTACTTCCGCACCAAGCAACAGAACAAGGCGGTACTCGACGACGGCTTGACCACGCCGACCGGCGGTGATGCCTACAAGGCCGGCACTGGCCAGGAAACTGACGGTATCGACCTGGAAATTGCCGGTGCGCTGACGCCGAACTGGAACATGTATGCCGGTTATACCTACCTGCACTTCCGCCGCGTCGACAGCGACGGGCGCAGCGACCCGTCGCACCTGTTCAAGGCTTCGACCACCTATCGCCTGTCCGGCCCGCTGGACCGCCTGACCCTGGGCGCGGGAGTGAAGGCGCAGACCAACATCCGCGCCATTTCCAGCCCGGCAGGGCAGCCGGTGAACGGCGTGAGTGCCGGGGCGACCGACGTGAACTGGTCTGGTTATGCGATCTGGAATGCCATGGCCAAGTACCAACTGACCGACGACACCTCGGTGAGCCTCAATGTCGACAACCTGTTCGACAAGCACTACTACACCCAGTACGGGTTCTATGCCGGGGCGATCTACGGTGACCCGCGCAACATGTCGCTGACGGTCAGCACCGCGTTCTGA
- a CDS encoding DUF3079 domain-containing protein, which translates to MAKKFPQNPSHPERICWGCDLYCPAKALACGNGAERTMHPAELFGEDWDSFDRTLGLADDGRHRATSGED; encoded by the coding sequence ATGGCCAAGAAATTTCCACAGAACCCAAGCCACCCCGAGCGAATCTGCTGGGGGTGTGACCTGTATTGCCCGGCCAAGGCCCTGGCTTGCGGCAATGGAGCGGAGCGGACGATGCATCCTGCGGAGCTGTTTGGCGAGGATTGGGACAGCTTCGACAGAACACTGGGGCTTGCCGACGATGGGCGGCACCGCGCGACGAGTGGCGAAGATTGA
- the moaB gene encoding molybdenum cofactor biosynthesis protein B, producing the protein MAHLALSEFQALRIAVLTISDTRTLATDGSGQTLVDGLQEAGHILHDRALVPDDIWQIRARLCAWIADPQVQAVLLTGGTGFTGRDNTPQAVGPLLEKHVDGFGELFRQISLEQIGTSTIQSRALAGLSNGTLVCCLPGSPGACRTGWEGILRKQLDCRTTPCNFVPHLKLSPEQAVAACGRRA; encoded by the coding sequence ATGGCTCACCTTGCACTGAGCGAATTCCAGGCACTGCGCATCGCGGTGCTGACCATCAGCGATACCCGTACCCTGGCCACCGATGGCTCGGGTCAGACCCTGGTCGATGGCCTGCAGGAAGCAGGGCACATCCTCCATGACAGGGCGCTGGTGCCCGACGACATCTGGCAGATCCGTGCGCGGTTATGCGCCTGGATCGCCGACCCGCAGGTGCAGGCGGTCTTACTGACCGGCGGCACCGGCTTCACCGGCCGTGACAACACGCCCCAGGCAGTCGGGCCGCTGCTCGAAAAGCACGTCGATGGGTTCGGCGAGCTGTTCCGGCAGATCTCGCTTGAGCAGATTGGTACCTCCACCATTCAGTCCCGCGCCTTGGCGGGGCTGAGCAACGGCACGCTGGTGTGCTGCCTGCCAGGCTCCCCGGGCGCCTGTCGCACCGGTTGGGAGGGCATCCTGCGCAAACAGCTGGACTGTCGCACCACGCCGTGCAACTTCGTCCCACACCTCAAGCTGTCGCCCGAGCAGGCCGTGGCGGCTTGCGGGAGGCGGGCATGA